Genomic DNA from Hordeum vulgare subsp. vulgare chromosome 2H, MorexV3_pseudomolecules_assembly, whole genome shotgun sequence:
TGTCAATTACTGACGACATTGGTCATTCGATAATCCGAAGACCTTGATGTAATTTTTCTTATAGTTCATGGTATTTTGTACTTCTCATGAACATTTataaaaaaaatgatttttttaaaaaaaaattacgcTAGCCAGTGAGTAAGGAAGCTAAACATTAGAGTCTTGATattcatcacacatgtaacatattAGACATCCGTCCATACGTCCTATGTGGCATAATCAGGAGACAGCCCACACAGTCATGTGTGGACGAACATCAGAACTGCCCACACGTGTGGGCGCAACTGCTTCATACTATCCGTCCAACAACTACTATTTATCCTCACGCCGCACCTATGGCACGAAGCAACTCTGTTCACATGTCCCGACATAGCTACATTAGTTATCCGCGGGATGACACTTTAGTTACCTCAGGGATGACAATTTTAGTTACCTAGAATGACAAATGTAGTTGTAAAATCATGACAATTTCTTTATTTTGGTTAACTATAGTTGTCATGTCTAATTAACGGTAGCTGTCGCGTGTAATCAAACTATAGTTGTTATGTGTGATTAACTACTTGTCCTATGCGGTCAAACAATAGTTGCCATATATGATTAACTAGTTGCCACGTGTGGTTCAACCATAGTTGTCATGTATGATTCATTATAGTTGTCATGTGTGTTTATCTAGTTGCCACGTACGTGCAATTGCAATTATCATCTAGCAATAAATCATAGTTGCCATTAAACTTAGGCATACCTTGCGCCAGACTATAGAAAGCCATAACTGAAAATCCCAAGCCCGAACCCGaccaaaaaaaaaataaaaaaaattcaggCTCGAGCCCGAGCCAAATTGACTAAAAAGGTGAATTTTGGGCCAGGTCGGGCCGAACCTCCGTGTAATATGTTTATATTTCCAAGCTTGAACCTGGCCCGAACTACTAATTGGGCCTCGTTTTCAAGCCTGAACCTGGACCGAAGATAAAGCCTGATCCTGGTTTTTCGGGCCGGGTCACCGGGCCGGCTGTCCATGCTCGGGTTTAGTTGTCATATGTGTTTACTTAGTTAACACGTATGCATAACTACAGTTACATCTAGCAACGTACGCCCATCGTGTGGGCGAAGATCTGTTCATGCATACACGCGTGGACTAGATGTTGACTGTATAGGTGAAAGCTGATTCGTCCACACGGTGCAACGCGCTACGGGTCGTGCGGGCGAACCATACGCACGATGTTGCCTGCATGACACACAAATTTTATAAAACGTTATCAAGATTCGGACAAAATAAAATCAACAAAGTTCGGTGCCGGGCGAAATGCAAACATTCAGACGTGTGGATGTTATCGTTTGGGAAACGTTAAGACTTGCCACTTGACAGCCATCTAGCAGGGCTCAAAAGGATTGGACAGTAGTCACGAGTAGCTAGAAAATCACCTCACttggctttgctttgctttggttTGGTTCAGTTAAGTTTCATTCACGGTGTTTTCATCGGAGACTTCACGCAAAATGTGATTTTCATCAGCGCTTAGATAAAGACAGTTGGTGAAATTCTTGCATTCCGAGAGGAGCCGAGATTAGTCCGCCATACTGTGCGCGCGTAGCAGGTGGCGGCGGAGCACCCGGAGCACGTCCAGGAAACTGACGACACCCAccagctcctcctccttcggctcgtcGTCCAGCACCCACACCTGCATCACGCGGTGCGCGACCGCCTGCGCCATCACCGCCACCAGCGAGCTCCGCCGCCGGCACGCGATCGGCTCCCTCCCCTTGGTCCACCGTGCCGAGTATGATGAACCATGCTCACCGCCTTGGCTCCTGCATGCCGGCGTGCCGTTcctctcctcgtcctcgtcctcggacGAAGAGCAGGATGCTGAGGAGGAGgatggcgaggaagaggaaggggaCATCGGATGGAGGAGGTTACGGAGGCGGAGGGCGGCTGAGTGCGGGGTTCGGCTAGTGTGGACAAAGGACACCAGGAAGCCGGTCGAGAGCGCGGCGACGGATGCATCGAGTGAGCAGAGCGTCGACGGTGAGATCTCGCCGACTAGGCAGCGGCATGACACCAAGGCGACGGAGGCGTGCGTTGCCAGGGCGGTGCGCAGGAGCGGCATGATGGCGGAGAGTGCGTCGTCACCAGGCGCGACGGCGAGCGCGCTGCGGGCCGGGCGCACGGCGCCGAGGTCGGAGACGGAGCGCAAGGCGATCTGGGAGAAGAGCGCGACGGAGCCGAGGAAGAAGCGCACCACGTCCTCCACCGTGACCCAGCACATCGACTCTGGTTCTAGGTGCGCCGTTTCTGGGCGCCGGCGGTTGTCGCTGATCGGCACCACGAGGCTCTGCGCGCCGCCCAGCAGTGCGTCCACCGCTTCCAGCACGCTGTTCACAAGCCAACAAAGCTAGTCTCAGTAAGAGCTGGACGAGCGTGCATCGGTGCATGCACGTGGCGGACCAAGGGAGAGACGCGTGCGCGCCACCAACCTCGCATCGG
This window encodes:
- the LOC123428312 gene encoding CBS domain-containing protein CBSX5-like gives rise to the protein MCWVTVEDVVRFFLGSVALFSQIALRSVSDLGAVRPARSALAVAPGDDALSAIMPLLRTALATHASVALVSCRCLVGEISPSTLCSLDASVAALSTGFLVSFVHTSRTPHSAALRLRNLLHPMSPSSSSPSSSSASCSSSEDEDEERNGTPACRSQGGEHGSSYSARWTKGREPIACRRRSSLVAVMAQAVAHRVMQVWVLDDEPKEEELVGVVSFLDVLRVLRRHLLRAHSMAD